In Melanotaenia boesemani isolate fMelBoe1 chromosome 7, fMelBoe1.pri, whole genome shotgun sequence, a single window of DNA contains:
- the LOC121643709 gene encoding C-X-C motif chemokine 10-like, whose protein sequence is MSIIVKGFLLLAIVVCISYAQVNEAGQQCLCQRVRNRMEKRSEIKDIQIYQATVLCRKVEIVVTNNNGLRYCLNPDLKAVKMIVTNILRIKKIAPIDSTGLTSSTSLKPEPQPASDSSLH, encoded by the exons ATGTCCATCATCGTCAAGGGATTTCTGCTGCTGGCCATCGTGGTCTGCATCTCTTACGCCCAGG TAAATGAAGCAGGACAGCAGTGTCTGTGTCAGCGTGTCAGGAACCGCATGGAAAAAAGGTCTGAAATAAAGGACATCCAGATCTACCAGGCTACCGTCCTCTGTAGAAAAGTAGAGATTGT TGTTACCAACAACAACGGCCTTCGCTATTGCCTGAACCCTGATCTGAAAGCTGTAAAAATGATCGTGACCAACATTTT AAGGATTAAAAAGATTGCACCCATCGATTCCACTGGTTTGACCTCTTCCACTTCACTCAAGCCAGAACCTCAGCCAGCTTCTGATTCTTCTCTTCACTAG
- the LOC121643677 gene encoding C-X-C motif chemokine 6-like isoform X2, which translates to MSIIVKGFLLLAIMVCISYAQVNEAGQQCLCQRVRNRMEKRSEIKDIQIYQATVFCRKVEIVVTNNNGLRYCLNPDLKAVKMIVTNILNNKRLQPPLPLV; encoded by the exons ATGTCCATCATCGTCAAGGGATTTCTGCTGCTGGCCATCATGGTCTGCATCTCTTACGCCCAgg TAAATGAAGCAGGACAGCAGTGTCTGTGTCAGCGTGTCAGGAACCGCATGGAAAAAAGGTCTGAAATAAAGGACATCCAGATCTACCAGGCTACCGTCTTCTGTAGAAAAGTAGAGATTGT TGTTACCAACAACAACGGCCTTCGCTATTGCCTGAACCCTGATCTGAAAGCTGTAAAAATGATTGTGACCAACATTTT aaataataaaagattgCAGCCACCACTTCCACTGGTTTGA
- the LOC121643281 gene encoding interleukin-8-like, whose translation MSIIIKGFLFLAVVVCISESQINEAGQQCLCQRVRNRMDKRSEIKDIQIYQATVFCRKVEIVITNKKGLRYCLNPALQPVKMIVTRMLNNKRLQPPLPLV comes from the exons ATGTCCATCATCATTAAGGGTTTTCTCTTCCTGGCTGTCGTGGTCTGCATTTCTGAATCCCAAA TAAATGAAGCAGGACAGCAGTGTCTGTGTCAGCGTGTCAGGAACCGCATGGACAAAAGGTCTGAGATAAAGGACATCCAGATCTACCAGGCTACCGTCTTCTGCAGAAAAGTAGAGATTGT CATTACCAACAAGAAAGGTCTTCGCTATTGCCTGAACCCTGCTCTGCAGCCTGTAAAAATGATCGTGACCAGAATGTT aaataataaaagattgCAGCCACCACTTCCGCTGGTTTGA
- the LOC121643676 gene encoding C-X-C motif chemokine 6-like: MSIIIKGFLLLAIVVCISYAQVNEAGQQCLCQRVRNRMEKRSEIKDIQIYQATVFCTKVEIVVTNNNGLRYCLNPDLKAVKMIVTNILKNKKIAATTSTGLTSSTST, encoded by the exons atgtccatcatcatcaaGGGATTTCTGCTGCTGGCCATCGTGGTCTGCATCTCTTACGCCCAGg TAAATGAAGCAGGACAGCAGTGTCTGTGTCAGCGTGTCAGGAACCGCATGGAAAAAAGGTCTGAAATAAAGGACATCCAGATCTACCAGGCTACCGTCTTCTGTACAAAAGTAGAGATTGT TGTTACCAACAACAACGGCCTTCGCTATTGCCTGAACCCTGATCTGAAAGCTGTAAAAATGATTGTGACCAACATTTT aaagaataaaaagattGCAGCCACCACTTCCACTGGTTTGACCTCTTCCACTTCCACTTAA
- the kiaa1191 gene encoding putative monooxygenase p33MONOX: MASGREDIPALESGMPSGFCAALSCPIGITRHNISYDEHMETPMHSPPPDMSVKIYWKDPVIPKHRFRNTAEERESGGKLLPLEAAVPPAVSPVPVVKTKATSLMSSLMIKQTQENLQKFEHQAGLTDDVYSPHKGLSAEETRSHRLVDGTLPKLRMPSGDFKEDRLTTSAQSTPSGTPSVTPSVTPCVSPLSSPAVNRRNWFQLNSAPFLVPPESNKLSPNIDMGGTEGGGGGGLERWSLFGTRSGVHKSPTDPGSETSTGFSLQSYFGLQKSSTMDGTNTQINLKVEDPANFMPPKIDISGTEAKRASTRPHKLKPRDMNVLTPSGF, from the exons ATGGCTTCAGGGAGGGAAGACATTCCAG CACTTGAGTCTGGCATGCCATCTGGCTTTTGTGCTGCCTTGTCATGTCCAATTGGGATAACTCGACACAATATCAGCTACGATGAGCACATGGAGACTCCCATGCATTCGCCTCCTCCAGACATGTCTGTCAAGATTTATTGGAAAGACCCAGTCATCCCAAAGCACAGATTCAGAAACACTGCAGAg GAACGTGAGAGCGGTGGGAAGTTACTGCCACTTGAGGCAGCAGTGCCTCCAGCAGTGTCTCCAGTTCCTGTGGTGAAAACCAAAGCCACATCTTTAATGAGCTCACTTATGATAA AACAAACCCAGGAGAACCTCCAGAAGTTTGAGCATCAGGCAGGATTGACAGATGATGTTTATTCGCCCCACAAGGGCCTCTCTGCTGAGGAAACCCGCTCTCACCGACTTGTTGATGGCACCTTACCA AAGTTGAGAATGCCAAGCGGGGACTTCAAGGAGGACAGGCTTACAACATCAGCACAATCCACCCCAAGTGGCACCCCCTCGGTCACCCCTTCTGTCACCCCCTGCGTTAGCCCCCTCTCATCACCAGCTGTTAATCGCAG GAACTGGTTCCAGCTGAATTCAGCACCTTTTCTGGTGCCTCCAGAGTCTAACAAACTTAGCCCCAACATAGACATGGGAGGAactgagggaggaggaggaggaggattgGAAAGGTGGAGCCTCTTTGGAACTCGGTCTGGAGTACATAAATCCCCTACTGATCCTGGCTCTGAAACCAGCACAG GCTTCTCATTACAGTCCTACTTTGGCCTTCAGAAGTCTTCTACCATGGATGGCACCAACACCCAAATCAACCTGAAGGTGGAGGACCCTGCAAATTTTATGCCTCCCAAGATCGACATCTCAGGCACTGAAGCCAAGCGGGCTTCCACACGGCCACACAAACTTAAACCTCGGGACATGAATGTTTTAACACCTTCGGGTTTCTGA
- the LOC121643677 gene encoding C-X-C motif chemokine 6-like isoform X1, with protein sequence MSIIVKGFLLLAIVVCISYAQVNEAGQQCLCQRVRNRMEKRSEIKDIQIYQATVFCRKVEIVVTNNNGLRYCLNPDLKAVKMIVTNILNNKRLQPPLPLV encoded by the exons ATGTCCATCATCGTCAAGGGATTTCTGCTGCTGGCCATCGTGGTCTGCATCTCTTACGCCCAGG TAAATGAAGCAGGACAGCAGTGTCTGTGTCAGCGTGTCAGGAACCGCATGGAAAAAAGGTCTGAAATAAAGGACATCCAGATCTACCAGGCTACCGTCTTCTGTAGAAAAGTAGAGATTGT TGTTACCAACAACAACGGCCTTCGCTATTGCCTGAACCCTGATCTGAAAGCTGTAAAAATGATTGTGACCAACATTTT aaataataaaagattgCAGCCACCACTTCCACTGGTTTGA